One genomic window of Roseateles sp. DAIF2 includes the following:
- a CDS encoding CHASE domain-containing protein yields the protein MPLPAALPKWALQALGLALAYALLGWLAVQLRLPPNYASPLYPSAGLALAGLLCFGTRVAPGVWLGSFAVNLLLARGQGETALLLPALIGVGAMLQAMLGAALVRRFVSRPLLLSEPRDLARFYGLGAGLACLLSPSLGTTALLANGVIAPEQWLANWAAWWVGDTVGVLIGAPIVLTLIAGPREAWVPRRLSVALPLLLSTALMTLATLKLTEWEAQRERSTFEREAGAAASRVENVLREPLGALEATHGLLLVAPEPRRAAFQQGTAAYLLPGSHLLALGWARQVERGPALAALDRAARAEGFESYRARDRQRAGDHQPAADEPMLAIRLIEPQPRNAGALGINIRSIPPARAALERAQRSALPAATEGFQLSQDSETATGVVIYQALYEGLPSTVAEREVALRGVVFATLRPDQLIEAVSAMVPEHLEICLVDTDPLTPHRRLAGPTGCEQLGAGVPLTLRSLSFAGRAWDIRVYAPRGMPSATGRGSWAFALVGLLSTALLGALLLTVSGRARRIEALVAERTAALEHEVGERLRASAALLQSEQRFRNIFDNVPIGICFADLDGMPQEVNPQFCRMLGYAAEELQHIRSLSFTHPEDRAEDVRLGRLLIAGKIGMYRRQKRYLTRDGREIHVRALVSLLRDAHGQPYRLVGVVEDITDQLKMQELEQARETAEAANRAKNEFLSRMSHELRTPLNAMLGFTQLLEMDREHPLSERQRGWAGQVQHAGWHLLEMINDTLDLSRIESGSLKLELARQDLGALLDDALALIEKPAQQRGLTIEKRLDPEARFALGDATRIRQVLTNLLSNAVKYNVDGGRIQLASRLLPGGLLELSVADTGLGLSPEQLAALFQPFNRLGRERSGTEGTGIGLVICQRLVELMGGGLTVSSSEGRGSTFALQLPQAPLADAAAAAAPEADAAPAPAQRRRVVYIEDNLTNVEVMRGVLAQRPQLHLQVYGDGASGLAAVLAEPPDLLLLDMQLPDTDGLSVLRRLREAPRCAELPVVAVSANALPEQIERSHAAGVQQYLTKPVDVRELLALLDRLLQPA from the coding sequence ATGCCCCTGCCCGCCGCGCTTCCCAAGTGGGCCCTGCAGGCCCTGGGCCTGGCCCTGGCCTATGCCCTGCTGGGCTGGCTGGCGGTGCAGCTGAGGCTGCCGCCCAATTACGCGTCCCCGCTGTACCCCAGCGCCGGCCTGGCCCTGGCCGGGCTGCTGTGCTTCGGCACGCGGGTCGCGCCGGGCGTCTGGCTCGGCTCCTTCGCCGTCAACCTGCTGCTGGCGCGCGGCCAGGGCGAGACCGCGCTGCTGCTGCCGGCGCTGATCGGCGTCGGCGCGATGCTGCAAGCGATGCTGGGCGCGGCCCTGGTGCGGCGCTTCGTCAGCCGGCCGCTGCTGCTCAGCGAGCCACGTGACCTGGCGCGCTTTTACGGCCTGGGCGCCGGCCTGGCCTGCCTGCTGAGCCCCAGCCTGGGCACCACCGCCCTGCTCGCCAACGGCGTGATCGCGCCCGAGCAATGGCTGGCCAACTGGGCGGCCTGGTGGGTCGGCGACACGGTGGGTGTGCTGATCGGCGCGCCGATCGTGCTGACCCTGATCGCCGGCCCGCGCGAGGCCTGGGTGCCGCGCCGCCTCAGCGTCGCGCTGCCGCTGCTGCTGAGCACCGCGCTGATGACCCTGGCCACCTTGAAGCTGACCGAATGGGAGGCGCAGCGCGAGCGCAGCACCTTCGAGCGCGAGGCCGGTGCCGCCGCCAGCCGGGTCGAGAACGTGCTGCGCGAGCCGCTCGGCGCGCTGGAGGCCACCCATGGCCTGCTGCTGGTGGCGCCCGAGCCGCGCCGCGCCGCCTTCCAGCAGGGCACCGCGGCCTATCTGCTGCCCGGCAGCCATCTGCTGGCGCTGGGCTGGGCGCGCCAGGTCGAGCGCGGCCCGGCGCTGGCGGCGCTGGACCGCGCGGCGCGCGCCGAGGGCTTCGAGAGCTACCGGGCGCGCGACCGCCAGCGCGCCGGCGACCACCAGCCGGCCGCGGACGAACCGATGCTGGCGATCCGCCTGATCGAGCCGCAGCCGCGCAATGCCGGCGCCCTGGGCATCAATATCCGCTCGATCCCGCCGGCACGTGCGGCGCTGGAGCGCGCGCAGCGCAGCGCCCTGCCCGCGGCCACCGAGGGCTTCCAGCTCTCGCAGGACAGCGAGACCGCGACCGGCGTCGTGATCTACCAGGCCCTGTACGAGGGCCTGCCCAGCACGGTGGCCGAGCGCGAGGTGGCGCTGCGCGGCGTGGTGTTTGCGACCCTGCGGCCGGACCAACTGATCGAGGCGGTCTCGGCCATGGTGCCGGAGCATCTGGAGATCTGCCTGGTCGACACCGACCCGCTGACGCCGCACCGCCGCCTAGCCGGCCCGACCGGCTGCGAGCAGCTGGGCGCCGGCGTGCCGCTGACCCTGCGCTCGCTCAGCTTCGCCGGCCGCGCCTGGGACATCCGCGTCTATGCGCCGCGCGGCATGCCCAGCGCCACCGGGCGCGGCAGTTGGGCCTTCGCGCTGGTGGGCCTCTTGAGCACCGCGCTGCTGGGCGCGCTGCTGCTGACCGTGAGCGGCCGCGCGCGCCGCATCGAGGCCCTGGTGGCCGAGCGCACCGCGGCGCTGGAGCATGAGGTCGGCGAGCGGCTGCGCGCCTCGGCCGCGCTGCTGCAGAGCGAGCAGCGCTTTCGCAACATCTTCGACAACGTCCCGATCGGCATCTGCTTCGCCGACCTGGACGGCATGCCGCAGGAGGTGAATCCGCAGTTCTGCCGCATGCTGGGCTACGCGGCCGAGGAGCTGCAGCACATCCGCAGCCTGTCCTTCACCCACCCGGAGGACCGCGCCGAGGACGTGCGGCTGGGCCGGCTGCTGATCGCCGGCAAGATCGGCATGTACCGGCGCCAGAAGCGCTACCTGACGCGCGACGGCCGGGAGATCCATGTGCGCGCGCTGGTCAGCCTGCTGCGCGATGCGCACGGCCAGCCCTACCGGCTGGTCGGCGTGGTCGAGGACATCACCGACCAGCTGAAGATGCAGGAGCTGGAGCAGGCGCGCGAGACCGCCGAGGCGGCGAACCGGGCCAAGAACGAGTTCCTCTCGCGCATGAGCCATGAGCTGCGCACGCCGCTGAACGCGATGCTGGGCTTCACCCAGCTGCTGGAGATGGACCGCGAGCACCCGCTGTCCGAGCGCCAGCGCGGCTGGGCCGGCCAGGTCCAGCATGCCGGCTGGCATCTGCTGGAGATGATCAACGACACGCTGGACCTGTCGCGCATCGAATCCGGCTCGCTGAAGCTGGAGCTAGCGCGCCAGGACCTGGGCGCGCTGCTGGACGATGCGCTGGCCCTGATCGAGAAGCCGGCGCAGCAGCGCGGCCTGACGATCGAGAAGCGGCTCGACCCCGAGGCCCGCTTCGCGCTGGGCGACGCCACCCGCATCCGCCAGGTGCTGACCAATCTGCTCAGCAATGCGGTCAAGTACAACGTCGACGGTGGCCGCATCCAGCTGGCCTCGCGCCTGCTGCCCGGCGGCCTGCTGGAGCTGAGCGTCGCCGACACCGGCCTGGGCCTGAGCCCGGAGCAACTGGCCGCGCTGTTCCAGCCCTTCAACCGCCTAGGCCGCGAGCGCAGCGGCACCGAGGGCACCGGCATCGGCCTGGTGATCTGCCAGCGCCTGGTCGAGCTGATGGGCGGAGGGCTGACGGTCAGCAGCAGCGAGGGCCGCGGCTCGACCTTCGCACTGCAGCTGCCCCAGGCACCGCTGGCCGATGCCGCGGCCGCCGCCGCGCCGGAGGCCGATGCGGCGCCGGCGCCGGCACAGCGCCGGCGCGTGGTCTATATCGAGGACAACCTCACCAATGTCGAGGTGATGCGCGGCGTGCTGGCGCAGCGGCCGCAGCTGCATCTGCAGGTCTATGGCGACGGCGCCAGCGGCCTGGCCGCGGTGCTGGCCGAGCCGCCGGACCTGCTGCTGCTGGACATGCAGTTGCCCGACACCGACGGCTTAAGCGTGCTGCGCCGGCTGCGCGAGGCGCCGCGATGCGCGGAGCTGCCGGTGGTGGCGGTCTCGGCCAATGCGCTGCCCGAGCAGATCGAGCGCAGCCATGCCGCGGGCGTGCAACAGTACCTGACCAAACCGGTCGATGTGCGTGAATTGCTCGCGCTGCTGGACCGCCTGCTGCAGCCGGCCTGA
- a CDS encoding helix-turn-helix domain-containing protein, protein MNALEKLHLALGLVVTARRLDLGLSQDAAALKAGVERLYFGKLERGQNGMVTLAMLSKVAGALGTLPEVLIAEARERVDEVPDDGVLERPTLKAGRRPRKKPEG, encoded by the coding sequence ATGAACGCGCTGGAAAAACTACATCTCGCGCTGGGGCTCGTTGTCACCGCCAGACGACTTGACCTTGGACTTAGCCAAGATGCCGCTGCGCTCAAGGCTGGCGTCGAGCGCCTGTACTTCGGCAAGCTCGAGCGCGGTCAGAACGGGATGGTGACGCTCGCCATGCTGTCCAAGGTCGCGGGAGCGCTTGGGACCCTCCCTGAGGTGCTCATCGCGGAGGCCCGCGAACGGGTCGATGAAGTTCCAGACGACGGAGTCTTGGAACGTCCAACGCTCAAGGCCGGCCGCCGTCCGCGGAAAAAGCCAGAAGGCTAG
- a CDS encoding HAD domain-containing protein, whose amino-acid sequence MRATLFLNLDGTCHPRDMQYLLLRGYPHAGALHFCWSESLRPILEEWDATVVLRSTAASMYGVDAIKSLAPEWLRSRIEGATGEVVRYIALFELRKVNTAFGTIRTYVQQHQLKHWVALSDDDEGWPDSPDIRKHLVQVDGSTGLSDPIAAKRLSLALAECKP is encoded by the coding sequence GTGCGCGCAACTCTTTTTCTGAATCTCGACGGCACGTGCCACCCGCGGGACATGCAGTACCTGCTCTTGCGCGGCTACCCACACGCCGGCGCGCTGCATTTCTGCTGGTCCGAATCTTTGCGCCCTATTCTCGAAGAGTGGGATGCGACAGTGGTTCTGCGCTCGACAGCCGCATCGATGTACGGCGTCGACGCGATAAAGAGTCTTGCGCCGGAATGGCTGCGAAGCCGAATCGAGGGCGCCACCGGTGAGGTAGTGAGGTACATAGCCCTATTCGAATTGAGAAAGGTCAACACTGCCTTCGGCACCATCCGCACTTACGTGCAGCAGCATCAGCTCAAGCATTGGGTCGCGTTGAGCGACGATGACGAGGGCTGGCCAGACTCTCCAGACATCCGAAAGCACCTTGTTCAGGTTGACGGCAGCACCGGGCTTTCTGACCCCATTGCGGCCAAGCGTTTGAGCTTGGCACTTGCGGAGTGCAAGCCATGA
- a CDS encoding HAD domain-containing protein has product MSVMPPRPTLFLDCDDVLCPNAPYGGLHAQLALARPDDAPPDIFERLFSPESVDVLNELIDEFSPRVVLTTSWLAFLDRPHFIEMFSRCRLEGVAANFHKRWDVPTDRGASRLQAIENWLERHHLGEPILVLDDIQSGESLVGSFLQASGRAVLCGATGCLQRAHLAEARSALLRPYLHSEPWR; this is encoded by the coding sequence ATGAGCGTCATGCCGCCCCGCCCGACGCTTTTCCTCGATTGCGATGATGTTCTGTGCCCCAACGCTCCATATGGAGGACTGCATGCCCAGCTCGCACTCGCGCGGCCAGATGATGCTCCACCGGACATCTTCGAGCGGCTCTTTTCGCCCGAATCGGTCGACGTGCTCAACGAGCTTATCGACGAGTTTTCTCCCCGGGTTGTCTTAACGACGAGCTGGCTCGCTTTCCTCGATAGGCCTCATTTCATCGAGATGTTCAGCCGCTGCCGACTGGAGGGCGTGGCCGCCAATTTTCATAAGCGTTGGGATGTGCCAACGGACCGCGGTGCGTCTCGCCTCCAAGCCATCGAGAACTGGCTCGAGCGGCATCACCTGGGCGAGCCGATTCTCGTTCTGGATGACATCCAGTCTGGTGAGAGCCTGGTCGGCTCTTTCCTCCAGGCGTCAGGACGCGCGGTTCTTTGTGGCGCGACTGGATGCCTTCAGCGAGCTCATCTCGCAGAAGCTCGTAGCGCCCTACTTCGCCCGTATTTGCACTCTGAGCCTTGGCGCTGA
- a CDS encoding DUF6035 family protein, with amino-acid sequence MVKNPRLSPKLSEDAIAALAPKQFEPVKTLARRLRPVMARLGVRMKHTPALEAAARIQGQSSWHEAPAVFRAPPRTFGAVPGSPFPRARGDCAVEKPEVAEVLDRSTSLFERHCDVIGDDWAAALQLRLEVQTSLDVNPRFLCAQCFTPVYLVSRHDAKKLFFRHTLEDGRCAAVTRGHLSQDEINARKYNGVKESWLHIEMKRWIVECLRADGRFTDIAVEERWTGEVTGAWRKPDVRAVFNGIPIAFEVQLSTTYLNVIAQRREFYRQEGGLLFWVFSQFSMDARRLTQDDVFYNNNRNAFVLTSETRDRSVRQKRFMLECVWAEPTADDGVEALQREAVPFDSLTLDPATQRAYHFDFDGQRSRLIQQAWRDIQRRRAALRERFDAFYLAYMPKRSFDDRAWQALYRDITVEGLQFPHHPGYLPTTLLKALYSAKYGRVFGWSFPNFIQVAHHMVPGNRGHLHYFRRALQAYNRADLMRREDHSGKWAAKVLEYKAAIKAGDPTYAPDTEYDDLVELLFPEVMAATL; translated from the coding sequence GTGGTGAAGAACCCTCGCCTGTCTCCAAAGCTGTCCGAAGACGCCATCGCAGCGTTGGCGCCCAAGCAGTTTGAGCCGGTGAAGACGCTGGCGCGCCGCCTGCGCCCCGTGATGGCGCGGCTCGGCGTACGCATGAAGCACACGCCAGCCCTCGAGGCGGCCGCCCGGATTCAGGGCCAGTCCAGCTGGCACGAGGCGCCGGCAGTGTTTCGTGCGCCACCGCGCACGTTCGGCGCTGTACCCGGCTCCCCGTTTCCCCGTGCGCGTGGAGACTGCGCCGTCGAGAAGCCGGAGGTGGCCGAGGTCTTGGACCGCTCGACCAGCCTGTTCGAGCGGCACTGCGATGTCATCGGTGACGACTGGGCGGCGGCGCTGCAGTTGCGCTTGGAGGTGCAGACCAGCCTTGACGTGAACCCGCGGTTTCTCTGCGCCCAGTGCTTCACGCCGGTCTACTTGGTGTCACGGCACGACGCTAAGAAGCTGTTTTTCCGGCACACGCTGGAGGACGGCCGCTGTGCTGCGGTCACGCGCGGCCATCTGTCGCAGGACGAAATCAACGCGCGTAAGTACAACGGCGTCAAGGAAAGCTGGCTTCACATCGAGATGAAGCGCTGGATTGTCGAGTGTCTGCGTGCGGATGGTCGTTTCACGGACATCGCCGTCGAGGAGCGATGGACTGGAGAGGTCACAGGCGCCTGGCGCAAGCCCGATGTGCGTGCGGTCTTCAATGGCATTCCCATCGCCTTCGAGGTCCAGCTGTCGACGACCTACCTGAATGTCATCGCGCAGCGTCGCGAGTTCTATCGACAGGAAGGCGGTTTGTTGTTCTGGGTGTTTTCGCAGTTCAGCATGGATGCCCGCCGGCTTACTCAGGACGACGTCTTCTACAACAACAACCGCAACGCGTTCGTGCTCACCTCGGAGACCCGCGACCGGTCGGTGCGGCAGAAGCGGTTCATGCTCGAGTGCGTCTGGGCGGAGCCAACGGCGGATGACGGCGTCGAAGCGCTCCAGCGAGAGGCAGTGCCCTTCGACTCGCTCACCCTCGACCCCGCGACACAGCGCGCCTATCACTTCGACTTCGATGGACAACGTAGCCGCTTGATTCAGCAAGCTTGGCGGGATATCCAGCGCCGACGTGCAGCGTTGCGCGAGCGCTTCGACGCGTTCTACCTGGCGTACATGCCTAAACGGTCGTTCGACGACCGCGCCTGGCAGGCGCTATACCGCGACATCACGGTCGAGGGCCTTCAGTTCCCACACCACCCGGGCTACCTGCCGACAACGCTGCTGAAGGCGCTGTACTCCGCCAAGTACGGCAGGGTCTTTGGCTGGAGCTTCCCGAACTTCATCCAAGTTGCGCACCACATGGTGCCGGGCAACCGGGGGCACCTGCACTATTTCCGGCGAGCGCTACAGGCATACAACCGAGCGGACCTCATGCGACGTGAGGACCACTCGGGCAAGTGGGCGGCCAAGGTGCTCGAGTACAAGGCGGCCATCAAAGCTGGTGACCCCACCTACGCGCCGGACACGGAGTACGACGACTTGGTGGAATTGCTGTTCCCCGAAGTGATGGCTGCGACGCTGTAA
- a CDS encoding ATP-dependent endonuclease, whose protein sequence is MHLQRIRAQNFRAFGDGKTAPQLDWTLSKGLNILIGENDAGKTAVVDAIRHVLWTTSYEFVRLFEQDFHIKGDVRTQTMFIEATLADLSPDQEASVLEWLTYEPDGSRNLIVHMQARWLPPKDGKRARVDVITRTGRDGNGPEIGHAVRELVRATYLRPLRDAEAELKPARQSRLSQILAAHKSIEGQDQNDFNVKDAEKRPEKLVGLMAYAQYHLGKHPVIKGVQDDINKHYLSKFAFDGDELKSRIQIAPDLSLQPILERFELSLLPSAGIHEDERCPRGLGYNNALFMATELVLLRDGDELALLLIEEPEAHLHPQLQERVQELLEQSATSTGEGKRPVQVIMTTHSPSLAAGADVASMTLVYQGQLFPLAHEKTKLQKNDYEFLRRFLDATKANLFFARGVAVVEGPAEALLLPALAKACGKSFSKHGLAVVNVGGIGLYHYARIFQRTDGKVVPIPVVCLTDRDVVPDVATYVSPPKNGKPRFEKDFKPEALAAHVKSKVDRAAGDRTIVCVSDRWTFEFDLARYGCGELMFTAIQLAVKAQAADERLTEEQEVLATAAAHDAWVQLKCEGLSEDELAARVYEPLATKKGSKAVAAQYAGYLLATEKYGTGEELFAKLPPYLQRALNWLTKTPGGA, encoded by the coding sequence ATGCACCTTCAGAGAATTCGCGCGCAGAACTTCCGCGCCTTTGGCGACGGCAAGACCGCGCCGCAGTTGGACTGGACCTTGTCAAAGGGTCTGAACATCCTCATCGGTGAGAACGATGCTGGCAAAACCGCGGTCGTCGACGCCATCCGGCACGTCCTGTGGACCACGAGCTACGAGTTCGTGAGGCTCTTCGAGCAGGACTTTCACATCAAGGGTGACGTTCGTACCCAGACGATGTTCATTGAAGCCACGCTGGCTGACCTCAGTCCGGACCAAGAAGCCTCAGTGCTCGAGTGGCTCACCTACGAACCCGATGGCAGCCGCAATCTCATCGTGCACATGCAGGCTCGTTGGCTACCACCAAAGGACGGCAAGCGCGCCCGCGTTGACGTCATCACGCGCACCGGTCGCGATGGCAACGGGCCGGAGATAGGCCATGCGGTTCGAGAGCTTGTTCGCGCCACCTACCTGCGGCCGCTGCGTGATGCCGAAGCTGAACTAAAGCCTGCGCGGCAGTCGCGGCTCTCGCAGATTCTGGCCGCCCACAAGAGCATCGAAGGCCAAGACCAGAACGACTTCAACGTCAAGGATGCTGAAAAGCGGCCCGAAAAGCTCGTCGGCCTCATGGCCTACGCCCAGTACCACCTAGGAAAGCATCCCGTCATCAAGGGAGTGCAGGACGACATCAACAAGCACTACCTCAGCAAATTCGCGTTCGACGGCGACGAACTGAAGTCCCGCATTCAAATTGCGCCCGACCTATCGTTGCAACCCATCCTCGAGCGTTTTGAGCTGAGCCTACTGCCGTCAGCCGGCATCCATGAGGACGAACGCTGCCCCCGCGGCCTGGGATACAACAACGCGCTGTTTATGGCCACTGAATTGGTGCTGCTGCGCGACGGCGACGAACTAGCCCTCCTCCTCATTGAAGAGCCGGAGGCCCATCTCCATCCGCAGTTGCAGGAACGAGTGCAGGAACTGCTCGAGCAAAGCGCCACCAGCACCGGCGAAGGCAAGCGGCCCGTCCAGGTCATCATGACCACCCACAGCCCCTCGCTCGCAGCAGGCGCTGATGTCGCTTCGATGACCTTGGTGTACCAGGGCCAGCTTTTCCCGCTTGCCCATGAGAAGACCAAGCTTCAGAAGAACGACTACGAGTTCTTGCGTCGGTTCCTGGATGCCACCAAGGCCAACCTGTTCTTCGCGCGAGGCGTCGCCGTCGTCGAAGGTCCCGCAGAGGCTCTCCTGCTTCCCGCGCTGGCCAAGGCCTGCGGCAAGTCCTTTTCGAAGCACGGACTGGCGGTGGTCAACGTTGGCGGGATTGGGCTGTACCACTACGCCCGCATCTTCCAGCGCACCGACGGCAAGGTTGTCCCAATCCCAGTGGTCTGCTTGACCGACCGGGACGTCGTCCCGGATGTCGCGACCTACGTGTCCCCGCCGAAGAACGGCAAGCCTCGCTTCGAGAAGGACTTCAAGCCGGAGGCGCTCGCAGCGCACGTGAAGTCCAAGGTGGACCGAGCCGCCGGAGACAGGACCATCGTCTGTGTCTCGGACCGCTGGACCTTCGAGTTCGACTTGGCACGCTATGGCTGCGGCGAGCTCATGTTCACAGCCATCCAGCTTGCGGTGAAGGCGCAGGCCGCCGACGAGCGCCTCACCGAAGAACAGGAAGTCCTTGCCACGGCGGCCGCGCATGACGCCTGGGTGCAACTCAAGTGCGAGGGACTGTCCGAGGACGAGCTGGCCGCTCGTGTCTACGAGCCGCTGGCCACAAAGAAGGGCTCGAAGGCGGTAGCTGCGCAGTACGCCGGCTACCTCTTGGCGACAGAGAAGTACGGGACTGGTGAAGAGCTGTTTGCCAAGCTGCCGCCCTACCTGCAGCGCGCCCTTAATTGGCTGACGAAGACGCCGGGGGGCGCATGA
- a CDS encoding UvrD-helicase domain-containing protein yields MTIPAITEEDLAELKSLTKDLDFSDAERRAVLLAADSSDINAAPGSGKTSVLVAKLLLLSRKWRHDKRGICVLSHTNVAREEIQRRLGATPDGSRLLAHPHFIGTIHAFVDRFLALPALRSEGRAVDVIDDDVFERRALSLALRHKPVWGWTQHKANAKDIIGGLIYRGPNLDLTSENGDVPKTGACRPILEAVKAQLTAEGVFRYADMFTFAEKLLAKLPGIKDQLSRRFPLVYIDEMQDTSWDQEALLAKLFNDSVVVQRFGDVNQRILVGNGDFAKLSFPSAKALPISTSKRFGPKIAESVSGVRIGGPAVIGTAADVHPPMLVMYTTERVGHVLNYFGTRVIDLFSEEAVHQRPVKALCARKQSEAKQSPGRTLLDYWPSYSDTPRGGRAASLWALLNQVEKPWVNGIPMHDRAMDAKRAVLLVLRAAKVPHIDGLRDASQLLRRLTDANLDVMPVRHLVRELALKQGLGATVAGRLQAVQLFHDYLAPLLPKGLSAAKFASLPVFAAPVIAPEQEVSHRLCRVEHKGRFIEVEIGTVASMKGETHLATLVLESVAHRGNQFDLAQALPVLANLNPRDPRMTDTGLSQFRNLYVAMSRPTSLLCLAVNKARVTADCVAALQKNGWAVEELS; encoded by the coding sequence ATGACCATCCCTGCCATCACCGAGGAAGACTTGGCTGAGCTCAAGTCCCTCACCAAGGACCTGGACTTCTCCGATGCTGAGCGGCGAGCAGTCCTGCTTGCAGCCGACTCCAGCGACATCAATGCAGCGCCGGGCAGCGGCAAGACCAGCGTCCTGGTTGCCAAGCTCCTGCTGCTATCGCGGAAATGGCGCCACGATAAACGCGGCATTTGCGTGCTCAGTCACACCAACGTCGCGCGCGAGGAGATTCAGCGCCGCCTCGGCGCCACGCCCGATGGCTCGAGGCTGCTTGCCCATCCGCATTTCATCGGCACCATCCATGCTTTCGTGGACCGCTTCCTGGCGTTGCCTGCTCTGCGAAGCGAGGGGCGGGCCGTCGACGTCATCGACGACGATGTCTTCGAACGAAGAGCGCTCAGCCTTGCCCTGAGGCACAAGCCAGTCTGGGGATGGACGCAGCACAAGGCGAACGCCAAGGACATCATCGGCGGCCTCATTTACCGAGGTCCGAACCTCGACCTCACCTCCGAGAATGGCGACGTTCCTAAGACCGGAGCCTGCCGCCCCATCCTCGAAGCCGTCAAGGCGCAACTGACCGCTGAAGGAGTCTTTCGGTACGCCGACATGTTCACGTTCGCCGAAAAGCTGCTCGCAAAATTGCCGGGCATCAAGGACCAGCTTTCTCGCAGATTCCCGCTCGTTTATATCGACGAGATGCAGGATACGTCCTGGGACCAGGAAGCCTTGCTGGCGAAGCTCTTCAACGACAGCGTCGTGGTGCAACGGTTTGGCGACGTCAATCAGCGCATCCTGGTAGGCAATGGCGATTTTGCGAAGCTCAGCTTCCCGTCCGCCAAGGCGCTGCCCATCAGCACCAGTAAACGATTCGGACCCAAGATTGCGGAATCGGTCTCAGGAGTCCGTATCGGTGGCCCGGCCGTCATCGGTACCGCAGCTGACGTTCATCCGCCCATGCTCGTGATGTACACAACCGAACGAGTCGGACACGTCCTCAATTACTTCGGCACGCGCGTCATTGACCTCTTCAGCGAGGAGGCGGTGCACCAGCGACCCGTCAAGGCGCTGTGCGCTCGCAAGCAGAGTGAAGCCAAGCAGTCGCCCGGCAGGACGCTGCTCGACTACTGGCCGTCGTACTCAGACACCCCGCGCGGTGGTCGTGCGGCCAGTCTTTGGGCGCTGCTCAACCAAGTGGAAAAGCCGTGGGTCAATGGCATCCCGATGCACGACCGCGCGATGGATGCTAAGCGTGCCGTACTGCTTGTCTTGCGTGCAGCGAAGGTACCGCACATCGACGGGCTACGCGACGCATCTCAGCTCTTGCGGCGTCTCACTGATGCCAACCTGGACGTGATGCCCGTACGGCATCTGGTGCGAGAGCTCGCGCTGAAGCAAGGCCTTGGCGCCACCGTAGCAGGACGGCTACAAGCAGTCCAACTGTTCCACGACTACCTCGCGCCGCTCCTGCCCAAGGGCCTGTCGGCCGCCAAGTTCGCCTCACTGCCAGTGTTCGCCGCGCCGGTCATAGCGCCTGAGCAAGAGGTCAGCCACCGCCTGTGCCGTGTCGAGCACAAGGGGCGCTTCATAGAAGTCGAGATAGGCACCGTTGCGTCGATGAAGGGCGAAACCCACTTGGCGACGCTTGTGCTGGAGTCGGTCGCACATCGAGGCAACCAGTTTGACCTGGCACAGGCCCTACCGGTCCTGGCCAACCTCAACCCGCGAGACCCGAGGATGACAGACACCGGGCTCTCGCAGTTCCGAAACCTCTACGTCGCAATGTCACGACCAACAAGCTTGCTATGCCTGGCTGTCAACAAAGCACGGGTGACCGCAGACTGCGTAGCGGCATTGCAGAAAAATGGTTGGGCCGTTGAGGAGCTTTCCTAG